CAATTATTTGCCGATATTGATTGATTTCTTGGTGATTTATTCTCAAAAATCTCTCTGTCTAAATCTAGATGCATGTTGGACCAATGAACTATTGTACTTGCATAAGCATTTGGTTTAATTCTGTCTAAATTTTACACTCTGCAGCCAATGAATTATTGAAAGCCTTTTGGCATGGTTGCTTGTATATAGTAATATGAATGTTTCAATTACATTTAACAGACACAGAAGAACACTTATCTTTACACAGATTAGCATTCATACGAAAAAACCCAACAGACCATAAAGAAAACAGGAACCCACAAAAGCATCAAACGCCCAATAACATTTGTTTAAAAATGTTTTGGCTGCTCATTTCACTTAGACCTAAGCAGCTTAAGCAACATTCTTGCTTTTATTTTGGTCCTACCACTGCACTGGCTCTGCAATAGCAGCAGCAACTGTGTCAAAACTCCTGCACATATTGCTTCTTCTCTTGCCTGTAGAGAATCACTACATATTACCATCAGGGATCTCACTGCACTTTCACTTCCTTCATGATCCGATACCCTGAAAACCATCTTAACTAGAGCAGTAACACCATTGGGATTATTTATCACAGCCTCTTTTGCTCCCTCTAGTCCTAGAAGAAGCTCAATTGTTGCTGTTGCTTTTGGTGCCATGTTTCTTTCATGTCTTTCTGCATTTGAAATGTATGTTAAAAGTCCATCTATAACACCTTCTTCAACCAATTTCTCTCTGTTTGATTCCAAGGAGCATAATGCAGATATGGCTTTGACTCCAGCCTCAGATGCCCTGCAAGCCTGTTGAACAAGAAGAACTAGCCCTTGGAGGAGTTGCCGGTTTTCGCCAAGCATGGAATACAGCTCTATTGTTTCCAGAGATGATGATATTGCTTCTACAAGATGACACAAACTCACCTTGATGCTGCTAGTTCCTTGCTCAAGCAAAATATTGAAGGATTTCAacttggtttgattttttagcATGTTTAGGGACTTGTATTCACCCCAACACAGCAATTTTAAAACACAAGAAAGTGCTTTCTCTGCAAATTCGATGCTTTGTTGGGAAAGTTTGGATTCTACTTGTTCAAAAATTAGTTCCAATAACAGAGGCAAGAAGCCAAATTGCAGCAAATAAGAGTTTCTGGGATTTGATTCTTCTGATAGAGCTTcgattctttcaagtgcttgaaGCTTCATCTCCAAGGTAGCCTCTTGAGATGCAAGATTGTGCTTAAGTGTAGATAAACAATCAACGGTTGTCGAGTAATCAGGATCGAATTGAGGACCCATTTGGAGCCACTCATCAATCAAATGACGAAGAGTGTGATTAGGAACCATGGACAGATCATGAAGCTTCTGCATTGTGACAGGGCATGTGAGATTACCAGCAGCAAGCCATTTTTCAATGGCTGATCTATCATAAGTTTGGCCTGTACATAGAGTCACTGGATCTTTGAACAAATCTAGGCTAATTGGGCAAATGAACAAGTGGGGTATGCTCATTTGAGCTTCTTTCATGGAAGAGAGACACagattcaagaaaaaaaaaaaaaagaaaaagaaaaagagagttaTTGGTGGTGGATTCTTTGATGGTATTGGCTGAAAGTTGAGTATCTAACAAGTGGGTGGTAAAGACATTCACCActaaaagtgcagaagcaaggAGAGAAGAAAGTTGTAATATACAATGCAAGATTTATGGGtattaaaagaaaagagaaaaaaaatttaaagaacacTCTTGAATTAAACAATGGAAAAGAATTATGGTGGAAGTGGGCCTTTtcttactttttcttttccccAATTCAGATTCTTCATGCCACAGTGAAGAAATGGCATACATTGAAAATTATGGAACTGAGTTGATAATCATGGCATAGGAAGAAAAACACAGAAGGAGCAATCAAAGTGATGGAAAaggtaaagaaagaaaaaacaaaaga
This genomic interval from Manihot esculenta cultivar AM560-2 chromosome 12, M.esculenta_v8, whole genome shotgun sequence contains the following:
- the LOC110627802 gene encoding U-box domain-containing protein 26, giving the protein MKEAQMSIPHLFICPISLDLFKDPVTLCTGQTYDRSAIEKWLAAGNLTCPVTMQKLHDLSMVPNHTLRHLIDEWLQMGPQFDPDYSTTVDCLSTLKHNLASQEATLEMKLQALERIEALSEESNPRNSYLLQFGFLPLLLELIFEQVESKLSQQSIEFAEKALSCVLKLLCWGEYKSLNMLKNQTKLKSFNILLEQGTSSIKVSLCHLVEAISSSLETIELYSMLGENRQLLQGLVLLVQQACRASEAGVKAISALCSLESNREKLVEEGVIDGLLTYISNAERHERNMAPKATATIELLLGLEGAKEAVINNPNGVTALVKMVFRVSDHEGSESAVRSLMVICSDSLQAREEAICAGVLTQLLLLLQSQCSGRTKIKARMLLKLLRSK